In a single window of the Pontibacter russatus genome:
- the gldF gene encoding gliding motility-associated ABC transporter permease subunit GldF: MLSILKKEFNGFLNSLIAYIVITVFLVAIGMFMWVFPESSVLEYGFADLQTLFNMAPWLFLFLIPAITMRTFAEEKREGTIELLLTKPLTDIELILGKYFAALLLALFALVPTLLYYYSVYDLGSPQGNIDSAAVVGSYIGLVFLAGVFAAIGVFASSISDNQIISFVVAVFLCYIIYTGFDLIASIPIWGSYGYLISQLGISYHYTAISKGLVDSRDVLYFLSVIAIMVLATKLVLKSRKW; this comes from the coding sequence ATGCTCTCCATTTTAAAAAAAGAATTCAACGGTTTCCTCAATTCGCTGATTGCCTATATCGTCATCACCGTTTTTCTGGTGGCGATCGGCATGTTCATGTGGGTGTTTCCGGAGAGCAGCGTGCTGGAATACGGCTTTGCCGATTTGCAGACGCTGTTCAACATGGCGCCCTGGCTGTTCCTGTTCCTGATTCCGGCCATCACCATGCGCACCTTTGCCGAGGAAAAGCGGGAAGGAACCATCGAACTGCTCCTGACCAAACCGCTGACAGACATAGAGCTTATACTGGGGAAATACTTCGCGGCACTGCTGCTGGCGCTGTTCGCGCTGGTGCCCACGCTGCTCTACTATTACTCCGTATATGATCTGGGCAGCCCGCAGGGCAACATCGACTCGGCGGCCGTGGTAGGTTCTTATATAGGTCTGGTATTTCTGGCCGGCGTGTTTGCGGCCATCGGCGTGTTTGCCTCTTCCATCTCCGACAACCAGATTATCTCCTTCGTGGTGGCGGTGTTCCTGTGCTACATTATCTATACCGGCTTCGATCTGATTGCCTCCATTCCTATATGGGGCAGCTACGGGTACCTGATCAGTCAGTTGGGCATCTCCTACCATTATACCGCCATCAGCAAAGGCCTTGTCGATTCCCGGGATGTGCTATACTTCCTGAGCGTGATCGCGATCATGGTGCTGGCCACCAAACTTGTCCTGAAGAGCAGAAAATGGTAA
- the gldA gene encoding gliding motility-associated ABC transporter ATP-binding subunit GldA, with the protein MAVEVKNLSKIYGAQHAVDDVSFSVEQGQILGFLGPNGAGKSTTMKIATCYLPPSAGTILVNGHDVVQDPMAVRRSVGYLPEHNPLYLDMYVHEYLQFVAAIYGLKGKQAKARVQEMVELCGLTLEQGKKIGALSKGYRQRVGLAQALVHDPPVLILDEPTTGLDPNQIVEIRSLIKRVGQNKTVIFSTHIMQEVAAICDRVVIINRGKLVADSDVSGLQVGNRHEKVTLVEFEQPVEAEALQHIPGVLRVALAHGHTYRVTSEQEADIRSNVFRIAAERNWPLVGLRQEENSLEKIFQELTK; encoded by the coding sequence TTGGCTGTTGAAGTAAAGAACCTTTCCAAGATATATGGCGCCCAGCACGCCGTGGACGATGTGTCGTTCTCAGTGGAGCAGGGGCAGATACTGGGTTTCCTGGGCCCGAATGGCGCCGGTAAGTCCACTACCATGAAAATCGCCACCTGCTACCTCCCGCCAAGCGCCGGCACTATTCTGGTGAACGGCCACGACGTGGTGCAGGACCCGATGGCGGTGCGCCGCAGCGTGGGCTACCTGCCCGAGCACAATCCCCTTTACCTGGATATGTATGTGCATGAGTACCTGCAGTTTGTGGCGGCCATATATGGCCTGAAGGGGAAACAGGCAAAGGCAAGGGTGCAGGAGATGGTGGAGTTGTGCGGCCTCACGCTGGAGCAGGGCAAGAAGATCGGCGCCCTTTCCAAAGGCTACCGGCAGCGGGTGGGGCTGGCGCAGGCGCTGGTACACGACCCGCCGGTGCTCATCCTCGACGAGCCTACCACGGGGCTCGACCCCAACCAGATTGTGGAGATCCGCTCCCTCATCAAGCGCGTCGGGCAAAACAAAACCGTTATTTTCTCCACCCACATCATGCAGGAGGTAGCCGCCATCTGCGACCGCGTGGTGATCATCAACCGGGGCAAACTGGTGGCCGACAGCGATGTGTCGGGGCTGCAGGTGGGTAACCGGCACGAGAAAGTGACGCTGGTGGAGTTTGAGCAGCCGGTGGAGGCGGAGGCGTTGCAGCATATACCGGGCGTGTTGCGCGTGGCGCTGGCGCATGGCCATACCTACCGGGTCACCTCCGAGCAGGAGGCCGACATCCGCTCCAACGTTTTCAGGATCGCGGCGGAGCGCAACTGGCCGCTGGTGGGGCTGCGGCAGGAGGAAAACTCCCTCGAGAAGATATTTCAGGAACTCACGAAATAA
- a CDS encoding SDR family oxidoreductase, whose product MQRYILVTGGTKGIGRAVIELFAKEGFHIITCSRNEKDLQKLKLEIEQSYTFSKVFYREADLSDRKSLQLFLKYVKELGVEVEVLVNNSGLFVPGKITEEDDETLPFMIQTNLYSAYYLTKGLVPGMIKRRSGHIFTLCSTASITPYINGGSYCISKFALYGMTKVLREELKEHGVRVTAILPGATLTASWEGVDLPPERFIKPEDVARAMFNAYALSENSVVEELLIRPQLGDL is encoded by the coding sequence ATGCAACGATACATTCTGGTGACAGGCGGAACGAAAGGAATCGGCAGGGCCGTCATCGAGCTCTTCGCCAAAGAGGGATTCCACATCATCACCTGCTCCCGAAACGAAAAGGACCTGCAAAAGTTGAAGCTGGAGATTGAGCAGTCCTACACCTTCTCCAAAGTATTTTACCGGGAGGCCGACCTGAGCGACAGGAAGTCGCTGCAGTTGTTCCTGAAGTACGTGAAGGAACTGGGGGTGGAGGTGGAGGTGCTGGTGAATAACAGCGGCCTTTTCGTGCCGGGCAAGATAACGGAGGAGGACGACGAGACCCTGCCGTTCATGATCCAGACGAACCTGTACAGCGCTTACTACCTCACCAAGGGACTTGTTCCCGGCATGATCAAACGGCGCTCCGGCCATATATTCACGCTTTGCTCCACAGCCAGCATCACGCCCTATATAAACGGCGGGTCTTACTGCATCTCCAAGTTTGCGCTATATGGCATGACGAAGGTGCTGCGCGAGGAGCTGAAGGAGCACGGCGTGCGCGTGACGGCCATACTGCCCGGCGCTACCCTCACGGCCAGCTGGGAAGGGGTGGACCTGCCGCCGGAGCGATTCATCAAGCCGGAGGATGTGGCCAGGGCCATGTTCAACGCTTATGCGCTGTCAGAGAACAGTGTGGTGGAGGAGTTGCTCATCCGTCCACAGCTGGGCGACCTGTAG
- a CDS encoding MlaE family ABC transporter permease, whose product MLEQFGKYLLFMSSLFTRSESPRIIFNRTIDEAILIGINSIAIVAIVSTFIGAVTCVQVAYNLNNALIPRSTIGFMVREMTILELAPTITSIVLAGKVGSSIAGGLGTMQITEQVDALEVMGINSASYLVLPKLIASLFMFPLLVILSMFLSIAGGYVAGTLSGALTAQEYVTGIREDFIPYNIVFALIKSVVFAFLISSISSFRGYYTSGGALEVGAASTSAVTNGVIAVLIADFICAQLLL is encoded by the coding sequence ATGCTTGAACAATTCGGAAAGTATCTACTTTTTATGTCGAGCCTTTTCACGCGCAGTGAATCGCCCCGCATCATATTCAACAGAACCATCGACGAGGCCATTCTTATTGGCATCAACTCCATCGCCATCGTAGCCATCGTCAGCACGTTCATCGGTGCGGTAACGTGTGTGCAGGTGGCTTACAACCTCAACAACGCCCTCATCCCCCGCTCCACCATTGGGTTTATGGTGCGCGAGATGACGATACTGGAGCTGGCCCCCACCATCACCTCCATTGTATTGGCGGGCAAGGTAGGCTCGAGCATTGCCGGTGGCCTGGGCACCATGCAGATAACCGAGCAGGTGGACGCGCTGGAGGTAATGGGTATCAACTCAGCCTCCTACCTGGTGCTTCCTAAATTAATTGCTTCGCTGTTTATGTTCCCGCTGCTTGTGATTCTGTCCATGTTTCTTTCCATTGCGGGCGGCTATGTGGCAGGCACGCTGTCGGGGGCGCTCACGGCACAGGAGTACGTCACGGGCATCCGCGAGGACTTTATCCCTTACAACATCGTGTTCGCCCTGATTAAGTCGGTGGTGTTTGCTTTCCTGATATCCTCCATCTCCTCGTTCAGAGGCTACTACACGTCGGGCGGGGCGCTGGAGGTGGGCGCCGCCAGCACCTCAGCCGTGACCAACGGTGTGATAGCGGTGCTGATCGCAGACTTTATATGCGCGCAGCTGCTGCTCTGA
- a CDS encoding ABC transporter ATP-binding protein has product MIEIHNIHKTFGDVKVLDGISGVFETGKTNLLLGASGTGKSVLLKCIVGLVKPDIGSVTFDGTYFTNNKLDIRQEIRRKIGMLFQSSALFDSMTVEENVAFPLKMLTPDMPKSERMDRVNFCLKRVGLEDANKKMPSEISGGMKKRVGIARAIAPDCTYLFCDEPNSGLDPLTSLKIDELIKEITYEFNITTIIVTHDMNSVIEIGDNIMFLYQGRKVWEGTRDEIMDSDVPELNEFIFANRLMRDAKKVEDGGGGHHHPS; this is encoded by the coding sequence ATGATAGAGATCCACAACATACATAAAACCTTTGGCGACGTAAAGGTGCTGGACGGCATCAGCGGGGTGTTTGAGACAGGCAAAACCAACCTGCTGCTGGGCGCCAGCGGCACAGGCAAGAGCGTGCTCCTGAAGTGCATCGTGGGCCTAGTGAAGCCGGACATCGGCAGCGTCACCTTCGACGGCACCTACTTCACCAACAACAAACTGGATATCCGGCAGGAGATTCGCCGCAAGATTGGCATGCTCTTCCAAAGCTCCGCCCTCTTTGACTCCATGACGGTGGAGGAGAATGTGGCGTTCCCGCTGAAGATGCTGACGCCGGACATGCCGAAGAGCGAGCGCATGGACCGGGTGAATTTTTGCCTGAAGCGCGTGGGGCTCGAAGACGCGAACAAAAAGATGCCCTCCGAGATCAGTGGGGGCATGAAGAAGCGCGTGGGCATTGCACGGGCCATTGCCCCGGACTGCACCTACCTCTTCTGCGACGAGCCCAACTCCGGCTTAGACCCGCTCACCTCGCTGAAGATAGACGAACTGATAAAGGAAATCACCTATGAGTTCAACATCACGACGATTATCGTGACGCACGACATGAACTCCGTCATCGAGATTGGCGACAACATCATGTTCCTGTACCAGGGCAGAAAGGTGTGGGAAGGCACCCGCGACGAGATCATGGACTCGGATGTGCCGGAACTGAATGAATTTATCTTCGCCAACCGCCTGATGCGGGACGCAAAGAAAGTAGAGGACGGCGGGGGAGGCCACCACCATCCTTCCTGA
- a CDS encoding NupC/NupG family nucleoside CNT transporter → MFDILRGVVGLLLLLAIAFLFSKNKRLINWRLVVFGVFLQVLFGVLVTQVPLVADGFAVVSRGFVIFLDFSQAGAEFLFGNLANPANNGGLGYIFAFSVLPTIIFFSTVSSGLYYLGILQKIVFGIAWVMSKGMRLSGSESLSAAGNIFLGQTEAPLLVRPFIARMTRSELMCLMTGGMATLAGGVLAAYVAFLGGDDPAQRAVFAAHLLTASIMNAPAGIVLSKILVPETEPEKITTKLEMNEEQLGVNLVDALSRGAADGLKLAANVGGMLLAFIAVIALVNYLLTDLVGDWTGLNEWVVASTSGSFDGFSLQYILGQIFRIFAFIMGVPWVDTLQVGSLLGQKTAINEFVAYLDLAEMKDAGTLSPKAIVMATYALCGFSNFSSIAIQIGGIGSMAPNQQGNLSRLGFIALLGASLACMMTATVAGMLFEL, encoded by the coding sequence ATGTTTGACATTTTAAGAGGAGTCGTTGGCTTGCTTCTCCTGCTTGCGATTGCTTTCCTGTTCTCAAAAAACAAAAGATTGATTAACTGGAGGCTGGTTGTCTTCGGTGTTTTCCTGCAGGTGCTGTTCGGCGTGCTGGTGACGCAGGTGCCGCTGGTGGCGGATGGATTTGCGGTAGTGAGCCGCGGCTTTGTCATCTTTCTCGACTTCTCGCAGGCAGGGGCGGAGTTCCTTTTCGGCAACCTGGCCAACCCCGCTAACAACGGGGGGCTGGGCTATATATTCGCTTTCTCTGTTCTTCCCACCATCATCTTCTTCTCCACGGTCTCCTCCGGCCTCTACTACCTGGGTATTCTGCAGAAGATAGTATTCGGGATTGCCTGGGTCATGTCGAAGGGGATGCGGCTTTCGGGTTCTGAAAGCCTCTCTGCCGCCGGCAACATCTTTCTGGGCCAGACGGAGGCCCCCCTGCTGGTGCGACCGTTCATTGCCCGCATGACGCGCTCCGAGCTGATGTGCCTGATGACGGGCGGCATGGCCACACTGGCCGGCGGCGTGCTGGCCGCCTACGTGGCTTTTTTAGGGGGCGACGACCCGGCGCAGCGGGCCGTTTTCGCGGCGCACCTGCTCACCGCCTCTATCATGAACGCCCCGGCAGGCATTGTGCTGTCTAAAATACTGGTGCCGGAGACCGAGCCGGAGAAGATTACCACAAAACTCGAGATGAACGAGGAGCAACTGGGCGTGAACCTGGTGGACGCGCTTTCGAGGGGGGCGGCGGATGGCTTGAAGCTGGCTGCGAACGTGGGTGGCATGCTGCTGGCCTTCATCGCCGTGATTGCCCTCGTCAACTACCTGCTCACCGACCTGGTCGGAGACTGGACAGGCCTGAACGAATGGGTGGTCGCTTCCACCAGCGGCAGCTTCGACGGTTTCTCGCTGCAGTATATACTGGGGCAGATTTTCAGGATTTTCGCGTTTATCATGGGTGTGCCGTGGGTGGATACGCTGCAGGTGGGCAGCCTGCTCGGCCAGAAAACAGCCATCAACGAGTTTGTCGCCTACCTGGACCTGGCAGAGATGAAGGATGCGGGCACGCTGTCGCCGAAGGCTATCGTGATGGCGACCTACGCGCTCTGCGGGTTCTCCAACTTCAGCTCCATCGCCATCCAGATTGGCGGCATCGGAAGCATGGCGCCAAACCAGCAGGGCAACCTGTCGCGGCTGGGCTTTATCGCGCTGCTGGGCGCGTCGCTGGCCTGCATGATGACGGCCACCGTAGCCGGGATGCTGTTTGAGCTATAA
- a CDS encoding bifunctional nuclease family protein → MEKIQLEILGLSSSQSQTGSFALVLGERDGNRRLPIIIGMFEAQSIAIQIEKINPNRPLTHDLFKTFAEQVDVTITEILISDLKEGVFYSKIMCTDGTRDFELDSRPSDAIAIGLRFGVPIYTVESVLSEAGIILSDLEDEEEESDEMAVKSTPSSASSSAREPLNQTSVDDLNKMLNEALEKEDYERAAKIRDELNKRN, encoded by the coding sequence GTGGAGAAAATTCAGTTAGAGATACTTGGTCTCTCATCAAGCCAGTCTCAGACAGGCTCTTTTGCGCTTGTGCTTGGGGAAAGAGACGGAAACAGGAGGCTGCCGATCATCATCGGCATGTTCGAGGCGCAGTCTATCGCCATCCAGATAGAGAAGATCAACCCCAACCGCCCCCTGACGCACGACCTGTTCAAGACTTTCGCCGAGCAGGTGGACGTGACGATAACAGAGATTCTGATATCAGACTTAAAAGAAGGCGTGTTCTACTCCAAGATTATGTGTACCGACGGCACCCGGGATTTTGAGCTCGACTCGCGCCCCTCCGATGCCATTGCCATCGGTCTCCGTTTCGGGGTACCCATATATACCGTGGAGAGCGTGCTGTCTGAGGCGGGCATCATCCTCAGCGACCTGGAGGACGAAGAGGAGGAATCGGATGAAATGGCTGTGAAGAGCACTCCCTCATCCGCTTCTTCAAGCGCCAGGGAGCCGCTTAACCAGACTTCGGTGGACGACCTGAACAAGATGTTGAACGAGGCGCTGGAGAAAGAGGACTATGAGCGGGCGGCAAAAATCAGGGACGAACTGAACAAGCGGAATTAA
- a CDS encoding electron transfer flavoprotein subunit alpha/FixB family protein translates to MSVLVFVEGLSGEIKKSSLEAATYGSRVAQQLGTSATAVAIGEVHEDALAKLGEQGISKVLYDGDSRLNQFVANAYVKVIASAAAQEGAKVLVFSNSNIGAAIGAKLAVRLNGSLATNVTTLPNMEGGSFVVTRGVFSGKAFADVALTADLKIIAIKKNSIDITAGSGTAAVESFSADLADADFAGAPKETVMQETDGVLLPEASIVVSGGRGMKGPENWHLIEDLARVLGAATACSKPVSDMDWRPHHEHVGQTGITVSPDLYIAIGISGAIQHLAGVNSSKVIAVINKDPEAPFFKAADYGIVGDAFEVVPKLIEAAKALDK, encoded by the coding sequence ATGTCTGTATTAGTATTTGTAGAAGGCCTCAGCGGAGAGATAAAAAAATCGTCGTTGGAGGCAGCCACCTACGGAAGTCGGGTGGCGCAGCAGCTGGGCACATCGGCCACGGCCGTAGCCATCGGGGAGGTGCATGAGGATGCCCTGGCAAAACTGGGGGAACAGGGGATATCAAAAGTTTTATATGACGGAGACTCCCGGCTGAACCAGTTTGTGGCCAATGCCTATGTGAAAGTAATCGCCAGTGCGGCAGCGCAGGAGGGCGCAAAGGTGCTGGTGTTCTCAAACTCCAACATCGGGGCGGCCATCGGGGCCAAACTGGCGGTGCGCCTGAACGGCTCGCTGGCAACCAACGTCACAACGCTGCCTAATATGGAAGGCGGGAGCTTTGTGGTGACGCGCGGCGTGTTCTCGGGCAAGGCATTTGCCGACGTGGCGCTCACAGCCGACCTCAAAATCATTGCCATCAAGAAGAATTCCATAGATATTACAGCTGGTAGCGGCACCGCCGCCGTAGAGAGTTTCTCAGCGGATCTGGCCGATGCCGACTTTGCCGGGGCACCGAAGGAAACCGTGATGCAGGAGACGGACGGCGTGCTGCTGCCCGAGGCATCCATTGTGGTGTCTGGTGGCCGCGGCATGAAAGGCCCTGAGAACTGGCACCTGATCGAGGACCTGGCCAGGGTGCTCGGCGCGGCCACGGCCTGCTCCAAGCCCGTATCTGACATGGACTGGCGGCCGCACCACGAGCACGTTGGCCAGACGGGGATCACGGTGAGCCCTGATTTATATATAGCCATCGGCATCTCCGGCGCCATACAGCACCTGGCCGGGGTTAACTCTTCTAAAGTGATTGCCGTTATAAATAAGGATCCGGAAGCGCCGTTCTTCAAAGCCGCAGATTACGGCATTGTGGGCGATGCGTTTGAGGTAGTGCCGAAACTGATAGAAGCTGCCAAAGCTTTAGACAAATAG
- a CDS encoding electron transfer flavoprotein subunit beta/FixA family protein — MKILVCISNVPDTTAKINFTADNKAFDKNGVQFVINPWDEYALARAIELKEAKGGTVTVLNVGEADTEPNIRKALAIGADDAIRVNAFPKDSFFVAQQIAAVAKENQYDIILMGKESIDYNGSQVHSMVGELLGIPSVVPAFKLDLVDDSTARLEREIEGGKEIVEVKLPFVASAQQPMSEPRIPNMRGIMTARTKPLKAVEPVAADVKADYVGYSKPEKKSGVKMIAPENAGELITLLRNEAKVL, encoded by the coding sequence ATGAAAATATTAGTTTGCATCAGTAACGTACCGGATACCACGGCCAAAATAAATTTCACGGCTGATAACAAGGCTTTTGATAAAAATGGCGTGCAATTCGTGATAAACCCATGGGATGAGTATGCCCTGGCCAGAGCCATTGAGCTGAAAGAGGCCAAGGGAGGCACCGTAACGGTACTGAACGTGGGGGAGGCCGACACGGAGCCAAACATCCGCAAGGCGCTCGCCATCGGCGCAGACGATGCCATCCGGGTAAATGCTTTCCCGAAGGACTCTTTTTTCGTGGCGCAGCAGATTGCAGCCGTCGCAAAGGAAAACCAGTATGACATCATCCTGATGGGCAAGGAGTCGATTGACTACAACGGCTCGCAGGTACACAGCATGGTGGGAGAGTTGCTGGGCATACCGTCGGTGGTGCCGGCCTTTAAACTGGACCTGGTGGATGACAGCACGGCCCGCCTGGAGCGGGAGATTGAGGGGGGCAAGGAGATTGTGGAGGTAAAGCTGCCTTTCGTCGCAAGCGCCCAGCAGCCCATGTCGGAGCCGCGTATCCCGAACATGCGCGGCATCATGACGGCCCGCACCAAGCCCCTGAAGGCTGTGGAGCCGGTTGCTGCCGACGTGAAGGCCGATTACGTGGGCTACAGCAAGCCGGAGAAGAAAAGCGGGGTGAAGATGATAGCTCCCGAAAACGCCGGGGAATTGATTACACTTTTGAGAAACGAAGCTAAAGTACTATAA
- a CDS encoding heme biosynthesis protein HemY, which translates to MNESRLEQLYGFLKDDPNDPFLLYAIATEYRQADPEKAREYYEKLLAEHESYVGTYYHAAKLYEETGQNDMAEQTYKKGMQISRREGNMHAFSELQQAYNKMMGLDYEDD; encoded by the coding sequence ATGAACGAAAGCAGACTGGAACAGCTCTACGGGTTTCTGAAAGATGACCCAAACGACCCCTTCCTTCTATATGCCATCGCCACGGAATACCGGCAGGCGGATCCGGAAAAGGCTCGTGAATATTACGAGAAGCTACTGGCTGAGCACGAGAGCTACGTTGGCACCTACTACCACGCCGCTAAACTGTACGAGGAAACCGGGCAGAACGATATGGCGGAGCAGACATATAAAAAAGGCATGCAGATCAGCCGCCGCGAAGGCAACATGCACGCATTCTCAGAACTGCAACAGGCTTACAACAAGATGATGGGCCTCGACTACGAAGACGACTGA
- a CDS encoding antibiotic biosynthesis monooxygenase family protein yields MFVALSTFTIANEMAPQVKEAFINRPHFVDSAPGFIRMQVLSPQENPDEIWMMTFWAGEESYNAWYKNHMQESHQNVPKGLRLVPHSAKVRFFEQICE; encoded by the coding sequence ATGTTTGTAGCGTTAAGTACCTTTACAATCGCCAATGAGATGGCGCCCCAGGTGAAAGAAGCCTTTATCAACAGGCCGCATTTTGTGGACAGCGCACCGGGTTTTATCCGGATGCAGGTGCTGAGCCCGCAGGAAAACCCGGATGAGATATGGATGATGACCTTTTGGGCAGGCGAGGAAAGCTACAACGCATGGTATAAAAACCACATGCAGGAGTCGCACCAGAACGTGCCGAAGGGGCTGAGGCTAGTGCCGCACAGCGCCAAAGTGCGCTTCTTCGAACAGATCTGCGAATAA
- a CDS encoding DUF2279 domain-containing protein produces MTRKLYRLLGLLLLVLPVAARAQVQPDTSTLSKPRLIAVGAGFGAAYTATLVSLNKAWYTGDRTDFHFFDDSHEWRNMDKAGHFWGAFQQSRVGIDMLRWAGVPEQKAILYGGLTGILLQTPIEIFDGYQPEYGASVSDVLANTAGAAAVVAQQLAWHDIRIMPKFSFHTTRYAAVRPNVLGSELHEQILKDYNGQTYWLSADIGAFLKPESKYPKWLSIAVGYGAEEMVYNHEPGNEAAGFQAHRQYYLSPDLNLMHFRGRSKVLNTALYILSMIKVPAPALEYNRQGGLKLHPLYF; encoded by the coding sequence ATGACCCGAAAGCTATACCGCCTGCTCGGCCTGCTTCTGCTCGTGCTGCCTGTGGCGGCGCGGGCCCAGGTGCAGCCAGACACTTCCACCCTCAGCAAACCCCGCCTGATAGCCGTGGGTGCTGGCTTTGGGGCGGCCTATACCGCCACGCTGGTATCGCTGAACAAGGCCTGGTACACTGGAGACCGCACTGATTTCCATTTCTTCGACGACAGCCACGAATGGCGCAACATGGACAAAGCGGGCCATTTCTGGGGAGCCTTCCAGCAGAGCCGCGTGGGCATCGACATGCTGCGCTGGGCGGGTGTGCCCGAGCAGAAAGCTATCTTGTATGGTGGCCTCACGGGAATTCTGCTGCAGACGCCGATTGAGATTTTCGACGGCTACCAGCCGGAGTATGGCGCATCGGTAAGCGATGTGCTTGCGAACACGGCCGGGGCCGCCGCGGTGGTGGCCCAGCAACTGGCCTGGCACGATATCCGCATCATGCCCAAGTTCTCCTTCCACACGACCCGCTACGCCGCTGTGCGTCCAAACGTGCTGGGCAGCGAGCTACACGAGCAAATTTTGAAAGACTACAACGGCCAGACCTACTGGCTGTCGGCAGATATAGGCGCGTTCCTAAAGCCTGAAAGCAAGTACCCGAAGTGGCTGAGCATCGCGGTGGGATATGGCGCGGAGGAAATGGTATATAACCACGAGCCTGGAAACGAGGCCGCAGGCTTTCAGGCGCACCGGCAGTACTACCTCAGCCCCGACCTGAACCTGATGCACTTCAGAGGCCGCAGCAAGGTGCTGAACACGGCTTTATATATCCTCAGCATGATAAAAGTGCCGGCACCGGCGCTGGAGTATAACCGGCAAGGCGGCCTGAAACTGCACCCGCTCTATTTCTGA
- a CDS encoding Smr/MutS family protein: protein MNVGDRVRLMSGREEGIITRILDNNIVEVAIDNDFTIPVARREVVVIAKEEETYLKKDEGIQPATKKATAAPLLAAQGIYLALVHQSDELLAVTVINNSDHDVLFTSGEEREGKYRGLQNDRLTPKSTRVISHYHLKDFERWPSLLVQFIQHRNGSPTLYEPVTKRVQFKASSFYKSRKTAPVLNKEAYLFQLDQKPVAVNTDKIAEQLLEATAQHEHFKLQAPEHEVDLHIEKLVDDFSGMSNSAILKVQLEKFQDSLERAMASNMHEIVFIHGAGNGVLRKELQKVLSRMPGIKFFEDARKEKFGYGATLVKLK, encoded by the coding sequence ATGAACGTAGGAGACCGCGTGCGGTTGATGTCGGGCCGCGAGGAGGGCATTATTACCCGCATTTTAGATAATAACATCGTAGAAGTAGCCATCGACAACGATTTCACGATTCCGGTGGCGCGCCGCGAGGTGGTGGTGATTGCGAAGGAAGAGGAAACTTACCTGAAAAAGGACGAAGGCATACAGCCGGCAACTAAAAAAGCGACGGCCGCCCCGCTGTTGGCGGCGCAGGGCATCTACCTGGCGCTGGTGCATCAGTCGGATGAGTTGCTGGCCGTGACGGTCATCAACAACTCTGACCACGATGTGCTGTTTACGTCGGGCGAGGAGCGCGAAGGGAAGTACCGCGGGCTGCAGAACGACCGGCTGACACCCAAATCCACGCGCGTGATATCGCATTACCACCTGAAGGACTTCGAGAGGTGGCCCAGCCTGCTGGTGCAGTTCATCCAGCACCGCAACGGGAGCCCCACCCTGTACGAGCCGGTTACAAAGCGGGTGCAGTTCAAGGCCAGCTCGTTCTACAAAAGCAGGAAAACAGCGCCTGTGCTCAACAAAGAGGCTTATCTGTTCCAACTCGACCAGAAGCCGGTGGCAGTAAACACAGACAAGATCGCGGAGCAACTGCTGGAGGCCACAGCCCAGCACGAGCATTTTAAGCTGCAGGCACCGGAGCACGAAGTGGACCTGCACATCGAGAAACTGGTGGACGACTTTAGCGGCATGAGCAACAGCGCCATCCTCAAAGTGCAGTTGGAGAAGTTTCAGGACAGCCTGGAGCGCGCCATGGCCTCCAACATGCACGAGATCGTGTTCATCCACGGAGCCGGGAACGGCGTGCTGCGCAAAGAGCTGCAGAAAGTGCTGAGCCGCATGCCAGGCATCAAGTTTTTCGAGGATGCCCGCAAAGAGAAATTCGGCTACGGCGCCACGCTGGTGAAACTGAAGTGA